Proteins encoded in a region of the Streptococcus sanguinis genome:
- a CDS encoding BMC domain-containing protein, which translates to MADRALGLIEVKGYLGAVVAADAALKAANVSLLNIETVKAGLNTVQLIGDVSAVRSAVDAAVELVQDKPYYLASHVISRLDNQTDILFVPKRNSKTAKKEIASTAETIPSEKIEEKPQPVKETKAEPAKKLEGETRSYTREELEKLKVVELRSLAYHQEGIRLSKKEIKFANKKLLVETLMETIGEE; encoded by the coding sequence ATGGCAGATAGAGCACTAGGTTTAATTGAAGTAAAAGGTTATCTAGGTGCTGTAGTTGCGGCAGATGCGGCTTTGAAGGCTGCCAATGTATCATTGCTTAATATTGAAACGGTCAAAGCTGGTTTGAACACAGTTCAATTAATAGGCGATGTCAGTGCAGTCCGCTCAGCGGTTGATGCGGCAGTTGAGTTGGTACAGGATAAACCTTACTATCTGGCCAGCCATGTAATTTCTAGGTTGGATAACCAGACAGACATTCTCTTTGTACCAAAGAGAAATAGTAAAACAGCTAAAAAAGAGATTGCTTCTACGGCGGAAACAATCCCTTCAGAAAAAATCGAAGAAAAGCCTCAGCCTGTAAAGGAAACTAAGGCTGAACCAGCAAAGAAGCTTGAAGGAGAGACAAGGAGCTACACCAGAGAAGAACTGGAAAAACTAAAAGTCGTCGAACTACGCAGCCTTGCCTATCATCAAGAAGGTATCCGTCTCAGCAAGAAAGAAATAAAATTTGCCAACAAGAAACTTCTCGTTGAGACTTTGATGGAAACAATAGGAGAGGAGTAA
- the eutL gene encoding ethanolamine utilization microcompartment protein EutL, producing the protein MKNDRLGASVLSALLISNVDAGLAASLELKPHHRSLGIITSDCDDVTYVALDEATKAADVEVVYARSMYAGAGNASTKLAGEVIGILAGPNPEEVRSGLDVAVYEIENGASFYSANDDDSIPYFAHCISRAGSYLSEGANAEEGTAIAYLIAPPGEAMVALDAALKAADVQVGAFYGPPSETNFAGGLLVGSQSACRAACDAFANAVIAVANDPKSY; encoded by the coding sequence TTGAAAAATGATCGATTAGGTGCAAGTGTATTAAGTGCCCTTCTGATTTCGAACGTGGATGCAGGTTTGGCAGCTTCTTTGGAGCTTAAACCACATCACAGAAGCCTGGGAATTATCACTTCTGACTGTGATGATGTCACTTATGTAGCCTTGGATGAAGCAACCAAGGCAGCAGATGTCGAAGTAGTCTATGCTCGCAGTATGTACGCTGGTGCAGGCAACGCTTCAACTAAGCTGGCTGGTGAAGTCATCGGTATCTTGGCTGGTCCAAACCCAGAAGAAGTTCGCAGCGGTCTGGATGTAGCAGTCTATGAAATCGAAAATGGGGCTAGCTTCTACAGTGCCAATGATGATGACAGCATTCCTTATTTTGCTCATTGTATCTCTCGTGCAGGTTCTTACCTGTCAGAGGGAGCTAATGCAGAAGAAGGAACAGCGATTGCTTACTTGATTGCTCCACCGGGTGAAGCTATGGTGGCACTGGATGCGGCTTTGAAAGCGGCAGATGTGCAAGTTGGAGCCTTCTATGGACCACCGAGCGAAACCAACTTTGCCGGCGGCCTTCTGGTCGGATCACAGTCAGCATGCCGAGCTGCCTGCGACGCATTTGCGAATGCAGTCATCGCAGTAGCAAATGATCCTAAAAGTTATTGA
- the eutC gene encoding ethanolamine ammonia-lyase subunit EutC: MDELQLKEMIRSLLNEMGGDSAAKETAATDQNKVEKSAVSLQEEVKQDTSVIEDGVIPDITEVDIQEQFLIPNAINEEAYRKIKKFTPARLGLWRAGDRYKTQTVLRFRADHAAAQDAVFSYVSDDFIKEMGFIPVQTKAATKDEYLTRPDFGRIFPEDQQAIIKEKCKPNAKVQIVVGDGLSSSAIEANVKDFLPALKQGLKMFGLDFGEVLFIKHARVAAMDQIAELTGAEVICMLVGERPGLVTAESMSAYLAYKPTVGMPEAKRTVVSNIHKGGTPAVEAGAYVAEIIKKILDNKKSGIDLK, encoded by the coding sequence GTGGATGAATTGCAATTAAAAGAAATGATTCGCTCATTGTTAAATGAGATGGGCGGCGACTCAGCTGCTAAAGAAACAGCAGCGACTGACCAGAATAAAGTTGAAAAATCTGCAGTTTCTCTGCAGGAAGAAGTCAAACAAGACACTTCAGTGATAGAAGATGGCGTCATTCCAGATATAACGGAAGTAGATATCCAGGAACAGTTCTTGATTCCGAATGCCATCAATGAAGAAGCCTACCGGAAGATTAAGAAATTTACTCCGGCACGTCTGGGCTTGTGGCGGGCAGGTGATCGCTACAAGACACAAACTGTTCTGCGTTTCCGAGCAGACCATGCGGCAGCTCAGGATGCGGTCTTCTCCTATGTTTCAGATGACTTTATCAAGGAAATGGGCTTCATTCCTGTACAGACCAAGGCAGCAACTAAGGATGAGTACTTGACACGTCCAGATTTTGGCCGCATCTTCCCTGAAGATCAGCAGGCGATTATCAAAGAAAAATGCAAACCTAATGCCAAGGTTCAGATTGTCGTTGGCGATGGTCTTAGCTCATCAGCTATTGAGGCTAACGTCAAAGACTTTCTGCCAGCTCTGAAGCAAGGTCTGAAAATGTTCGGACTGGACTTTGGTGAAGTACTCTTTATCAAGCATGCTCGGGTTGCAGCTATGGACCAAATCGCAGAATTGACTGGAGCAGAAGTTATCTGTATGCTGGTCGGTGAGCGTCCAGGTCTAGTAACAGCTGAGTCCATGAGTGCTTACTTGGCCTACAAGCCAACAGTTGGTATGCCAGAAGCGAAACGGACCGTTGTTTCCAATATTCATAAAGGCGGAACACCAGCCGTTGAAGCTGGGGCCTATGTAGCAGAAATCATTAAGAAGATTCTTGATAATAAGAAATCAGGAATTGATTTGAAATAA
- a CDS encoding ethanolamine ammonia-lyase subunit EutB encodes MILKTKLFGRLYEFKSVKEVLAKANEYKSGDQLAGVAAESAEERVAAKVVLAQLKLSDLFNNPVVPYEEDEVTRIIIDDVNLRTYEKIKNWTVEELREWILDNKTKNVDIQWLSRGLTSEMVAAVAKLMTNLDLIVAANKIVITKHANTTIGMPGTFSSRLQPNHTTDDPDGIMASTMEGFAYGCGDALLGLNPVDDSVESVKRVLHKFNDFIEEYKIPTQHCVLAHVTTQIEAMNQGAPTGLVFQSIAGSEKGNEAFGFDAKIIQEAWDTALKVGTAAGPNVMYFETGQGSELSSDAHHGADQVTMEARCYGFAKRFDPFLVNTVVGFIGPEYLYDSKQVIRAGLEDHFMGKLTGISMGCDICYTNHMKADQNDAENLLVLLGAANVNYIMAIPHGDDIMLNYQTTGYHETATMRSLLNKRPIKEFEEWMEKMGLMEDGHLTEIGGDGSIFMRQN; translated from the coding sequence ATGATTTTGAAAACAAAATTGTTTGGTCGGCTTTACGAATTTAAATCCGTAAAAGAAGTGCTGGCCAAAGCCAATGAGTACAAATCCGGAGATCAGCTAGCCGGAGTAGCAGCAGAATCTGCTGAAGAGCGTGTCGCTGCTAAGGTTGTACTAGCTCAGCTGAAACTGTCTGATTTGTTCAATAATCCAGTAGTGCCTTATGAAGAAGATGAGGTAACACGGATTATCATTGACGACGTCAATCTTCGTACTTACGAAAAGATTAAGAATTGGACAGTAGAAGAGCTGCGTGAATGGATCTTGGATAACAAGACTAAGAACGTGGACATTCAATGGCTGTCTCGTGGGTTGACTTCGGAAATGGTAGCGGCTGTTGCTAAGTTGATGACCAACTTGGACTTGATTGTGGCTGCTAATAAGATTGTCATTACCAAACATGCGAATACAACGATTGGTATGCCGGGAACATTCTCTTCTCGTCTTCAACCAAACCATACCACAGACGATCCAGACGGTATCATGGCTTCTACTATGGAAGGTTTTGCTTATGGATGTGGGGATGCTCTCTTAGGACTGAACCCAGTTGACGACTCAGTAGAAAGTGTTAAACGGGTCTTGCATAAGTTTAACGACTTCATCGAAGAGTACAAGATTCCAACTCAGCACTGTGTACTGGCTCACGTTACTACTCAGATTGAAGCCATGAATCAAGGTGCTCCGACAGGATTGGTCTTCCAGTCTATCGCTGGTTCTGAAAAAGGAAATGAAGCCTTTGGTTTTGATGCTAAAATCATTCAAGAAGCTTGGGATACAGCCCTGAAAGTAGGAACAGCTGCTGGACCGAATGTCATGTACTTTGAAACAGGTCAAGGTTCTGAACTTTCATCTGACGCTCACCATGGAGCAGACCAAGTGACTATGGAAGCTCGTTGTTATGGTTTCGCTAAACGCTTTGATCCATTCTTGGTAAATACCGTTGTTGGATTCATTGGACCTGAGTATCTCTACGATTCTAAGCAGGTTATCCGTGCTGGTTTGGAAGACCACTTCATGGGCAAACTGACTGGTATCTCAATGGGTTGTGATATCTGCTACACTAACCACATGAAGGCTGACCAAAACGATGCTGAAAATCTCTTGGTTCTTCTCGGAGCAGCTAATGTTAACTACATCATGGCGATTCCTCATGGTGACGATATCATGCTTAACTATCAAACAACTGGTTACCATGAAACAGCAACCATGCGTTCACTTCTCAACAAACGTCCAATCAAGGAATTTGAAGAGTGGATGGAAAAGATGGGCTTGATGGAAGATGGCCACCTGACAGAAATCGGCGGAGACGGCTCCATCTTTATGAGACAAAATTAG
- the eutA gene encoding ethanolamine ammonia-lyase reactivating factor EutA, producing MSDKILSVGLDIGTATTQLILSELTIENIASVFTIPRVYITDKKVLYKSEIIFTPISDQLLIEVDKIKNFVLNEYAKAGIQKKDIQMGAVIITGETARKENASQVLQALSGYAGDFVVATAGPDLESIIAGKGACSHQYSQEHHTSVVNIDIGGGTSNLAVFREGDVIDTGCFDIGGRLIKMDPQTQRISYIAPKLQTIIAEQGLQLAVGETVHRADLDRLIQEMVSVLEQSVGIDNHSPYYELLQTNHGLKLNYDLHCVSFSGGVADGIYLETTSADDFRYGDIGILLGRALRKSKIFDQKKVIQSAETIRATVVGAGSHTTDVSGSTITYISDILPIKNIPVLKLAASDEHEDKEGLQQIIRDKVAWFTLENEVQQVALAINGEKSPSFARVLEYAEAIVSGMSESIEKKIPLLVVVREDMAKVLGQCLFAQLPKDYPFVCIDSVDVQNGDYIDIGNPVIEGSVLPIVVKTLVFN from the coding sequence ATGTCAGATAAAATTTTGAGTGTGGGGCTTGATATCGGGACAGCCACTACACAGCTGATCCTTTCAGAGCTTACCATCGAGAATATTGCTTCTGTGTTTACTATTCCTCGTGTCTATATTACAGATAAAAAAGTTCTTTATAAAAGTGAAATTATCTTCACACCAATTTCGGATCAACTTTTGATCGAGGTGGATAAGATCAAAAACTTTGTTCTGAATGAGTATGCGAAGGCAGGCATTCAGAAAAAAGATATTCAGATGGGAGCAGTCATCATTACTGGTGAGACGGCTCGCAAGGAAAATGCCAGTCAGGTGCTCCAAGCACTGAGTGGCTACGCTGGTGACTTTGTCGTTGCGACGGCTGGGCCAGACCTTGAGAGTATCATCGCTGGTAAAGGGGCCTGCAGCCATCAGTATTCTCAAGAGCATCATACATCAGTCGTCAATATTGATATTGGTGGGGGGACTTCCAATCTGGCGGTCTTCCGAGAAGGAGATGTGATTGATACAGGGTGTTTTGATATCGGAGGTCGGCTGATAAAGATGGATCCGCAGACCCAGCGGATTAGCTATATTGCTCCAAAACTGCAGACTATCATTGCAGAGCAGGGGCTTCAGCTGGCAGTTGGTGAAACGGTCCATCGGGCTGATTTGGATCGGCTGATTCAAGAAATGGTCTCCGTATTAGAACAGTCTGTAGGAATTGACAATCACAGTCCTTACTATGAGCTCCTACAGACCAACCACGGTCTCAAGTTGAACTATGATCTCCACTGCGTATCCTTTTCTGGTGGTGTAGCTGATGGAATATATTTGGAAACGACCTCGGCGGATGATTTCCGCTATGGGGATATCGGTATCCTGCTTGGCAGGGCGCTGAGAAAATCCAAGATTTTTGATCAAAAGAAAGTCATCCAGTCAGCTGAGACTATTCGGGCAACCGTTGTTGGAGCCGGCAGCCATACGACCGATGTCAGTGGCAGTACCATTACCTACATCTCTGATATCCTCCCTATTAAGAACATTCCAGTTCTCAAACTGGCAGCTTCTGATGAGCATGAGGATAAGGAGGGACTGCAGCAGATTATCAGGGACAAGGTAGCCTGGTTCACACTGGAAAATGAAGTCCAGCAGGTGGCTTTGGCAATCAATGGAGAAAAAAGCCCAAGCTTCGCCCGAGTTTTGGAATACGCAGAGGCTATTGTCAGCGGAATGAGCGAAAGTATTGAAAAGAAAATTCCGCTGCTAGTGGTAGTCAGAGAAGATATGGCCAAGGTTTTAGGTCAATGTCTCTTTGCTCAGTTGCCAAAGGATTATCCATTTGTCTGCATTGACTCAGTGGATGTTCAAAATGGCGACTATATCGATATTGGTAATCCAGTCATTGAAGGCTCGGTCTTACCGATTGTTGTGAAAACATTGGTGTTTAATTAA
- a CDS encoding sensor histidine kinase, translating to MMYKDKIKQLCQEQTNLDEADIEHLVQQADELLKNSAYANEDVFIDVKNIFSEHAIVIFHKKPESKLSLYENSVVGAMAYLENEPGVIRTLETGAPSIGLSARSQEGLAIHQTVFPIVREERVIGTLIIERNAPQTLPDHLSLDKEDDDFELRSNPEITAQEQFVLFDHIDEACLVFNRQGYLKYFNQAAADSYRHKLGYMDPIEGMHYSNLVLDSLPFEEIQQLGPQAPQEKPHQVEVHYGTYCFLVKRYLLAESENMVMICKDITDIKEKEAQLLTHTTTIREMNHRVKNHLQTVVSLLRLQAQQSPGADTKKALNDSMNRVLSIAATHELLSSQQDDSIQIEHLLKKVIENVQRCFSGHREIALTYSLEPELCLDSSRATSLALIVNELLQNSYEHAFKDKKYPEKPQIHLQVGLKNDIITLKALDNGSGYNQEHAFENHLGLLLVERFVQGKLFGTLSIHSDHEGTTTTIRFKK from the coding sequence ATGATGTATAAAGATAAGATAAAGCAGCTTTGTCAGGAACAGACAAATTTGGATGAGGCTGATATCGAGCATCTTGTCCAACAGGCTGACGAATTATTGAAAAACTCAGCTTATGCCAATGAAGATGTCTTCATTGACGTAAAGAACATCTTTTCGGAACATGCCATTGTCATCTTTCACAAAAAACCGGAAAGCAAGCTCAGCTTGTACGAAAACTCGGTCGTAGGTGCTATGGCCTATCTGGAAAATGAGCCAGGTGTTATCCGGACCTTGGAGACGGGCGCTCCCTCGATTGGGCTTTCGGCCAGATCGCAGGAGGGCTTAGCCATCCATCAGACGGTCTTTCCGATAGTGAGAGAAGAGCGCGTCATTGGAACGCTGATTATCGAAAGAAATGCTCCACAGACTTTGCCGGACCACTTGTCTTTAGATAAAGAGGACGACGATTTTGAGTTACGGAGCAATCCTGAGATTACAGCTCAAGAGCAGTTTGTTTTATTTGATCATATTGACGAAGCTTGTCTGGTTTTTAATCGGCAAGGCTATCTCAAGTATTTCAATCAAGCAGCTGCCGACTCTTATCGCCATAAGCTAGGCTATATGGACCCGATTGAGGGAATGCACTATAGCAATCTGGTCTTAGACAGTCTGCCTTTTGAAGAAATACAGCAGCTGGGACCGCAAGCCCCTCAAGAAAAACCTCACCAAGTTGAGGTACATTATGGCACTTATTGCTTTTTGGTCAAGCGCTACCTGCTGGCTGAGAGTGAAAATATGGTCATGATCTGTAAGGATATTACAGACATCAAGGAAAAGGAAGCGCAGCTCTTAACCCATACAACTACCATTCGTGAAATGAACCATCGGGTAAAGAATCACTTGCAAACCGTTGTTTCCTTATTGCGACTACAAGCTCAGCAAAGTCCAGGAGCAGACACCAAAAAAGCTCTTAATGACAGTATGAATCGTGTGCTCTCCATAGCGGCAACTCACGAGCTCCTGTCTTCTCAGCAGGATGACAGCATTCAGATTGAGCATCTGCTGAAGAAAGTTATCGAAAATGTTCAGCGCTGTTTTTCCGGGCATAGGGAAATAGCCCTGACCTACAGCTTGGAACCGGAACTCTGTCTTGACAGCAGCCGGGCTACTTCACTGGCGCTAATCGTCAATGAATTATTGCAAAACAGCTATGAACATGCTTTTAAGGACAAAAAATATCCAGAAAAGCCGCAAATCCATTTGCAGGTTGGACTTAAAAATGATATAATAACTTTAAAAGCACTGGATAATGGTAGCGGTTACAATCAAGAGCATGCCTTTGAGAATCATCTGGGTTTACTCTTGGTGGAGCGCTTTGTCCAAGGAAAATTGTTTGGAACCTTGTCTATCCACTCAGACCATGAGGGGACGACAACGACTATTCGTTTTAAAAAATAA
- a CDS encoding ANTAR domain-containing response regulator, translated as MKGRILIVDDDPIVRLDIRNILEAADYEVVAEASDGFEAIDLCQKYRCDLVMMDIKLPLLDGLTAGKKILEDALAYSVILLSAYSDEHYVQKAKTNGISAYLVKPLDAKSLIPMVEVCIEKGRQLQQMSNEMVKLSKKIDDRIVIEKAKGLLMARDHLSEPEAFKRIRTISMQKRVPMIEIAKLLVLQDDV; from the coding sequence ATGAAGGGCAGAATACTAATTGTTGATGATGATCCAATTGTAAGATTAGATATCCGAAATATATTAGAAGCAGCTGATTATGAAGTGGTGGCTGAGGCATCCGATGGCTTTGAGGCTATTGATTTGTGTCAGAAATATCGTTGTGACTTGGTCATGATGGACATCAAACTTCCGCTTCTGGATGGCCTGACAGCGGGTAAGAAGATACTCGAAGATGCTTTAGCTTACAGTGTGATTCTACTGTCAGCCTACAGTGATGAACACTATGTTCAAAAAGCTAAAACCAATGGGATTAGTGCTTACTTGGTTAAACCTTTGGATGCCAAGTCCTTGATTCCAATGGTAGAGGTCTGCATTGAGAAGGGCCGCCAGCTTCAGCAGATGTCCAATGAAATGGTCAAGCTGTCGAAAAAGATAGACGATCGGATTGTGATTGAAAAGGCCAAAGGCTTGTTGATGGCTCGTGATCATTTGTCAGAGCCAGAAGCTTTCAAACGCATTCGGACAATTAGTATGCAAAAGAGAGTGCCGATGATTGAGATTGCTAAATTGCTGGTGCTCCAAGATGATGTGTAA
- a CDS encoding BMC domain-containing protein, with amino-acid sequence MEEKQRMIQEYVPGKQVTLAHLIANPDEVIFEKLGLQAEIKDAIGILTITPSEAAIIAVDIATKAADVQVGFVDRFSGSVVMTGDVSSVEAALIAVLQGLEEILGFSSTVVTRT; translated from the coding sequence TTGGAAGAAAAACAAAGAATGATACAGGAATACGTTCCTGGGAAACAAGTGACCTTGGCGCACCTTATCGCTAATCCTGATGAAGTCATTTTTGAAAAATTAGGATTGCAGGCAGAAATCAAGGATGCGATTGGAATCTTGACGATCACTCCGAGTGAAGCGGCTATCATTGCAGTTGATATTGCGACCAAGGCTGCAGATGTTCAAGTTGGTTTTGTGGATCGTTTCAGCGGCTCTGTCGTGATGACAGGTGACGTTTCTTCTGTTGAGGCAGCTCTCATTGCCGTTTTACAAGGTCTGGAAGAGATTTTGGGCTTCTCCAGTACTGTCGTAACACGGACATAA
- a CDS encoding 1-propanol dehydrogenase PduQ translates to MYKISYKTELHVGKGALQQLSHYKNEHILVVADPFLKTSGTLDTILANFDDSNDIVVFTDIVPDPPIETVVAGIKSAGDKPISIVLSIGGGSAIDASKAMYYFAKKQGAFSEAILIAIPTTSGTGSEVTDFSVITDADKGTKYPLVTSEILPDVAILDADLVMSLPSNITADTGMDVLTHAIEAYVSTEATDFSDALAEKAIKLVFEYLPKAYKNGQDVEAREKMHAASTLAGMAFNTAYLGINHSLAHAAGAKFHVPHGRLNSILMPHVIQYNAGIDLNNRSRQAVDKTVASRYQDIAKLLGCSASSPVSGVRQLVEAIKKLQRKLEMPTSLREYGVKADVFAQYKVEISEAALHDGCTPTNPRVPTAEELLKVLEKAF, encoded by the coding sequence ATGTATAAGATTTCCTATAAGACTGAATTGCATGTGGGCAAGGGCGCTCTGCAGCAATTAAGCCATTATAAAAACGAGCATATTTTAGTCGTTGCGGATCCTTTTTTGAAGACATCTGGCACGCTGGATACTATTTTAGCCAACTTTGATGACAGCAATGATATTGTTGTTTTCACAGATATTGTGCCTGATCCGCCAATCGAAACAGTTGTGGCTGGTATCAAGAGTGCAGGAGACAAGCCAATCAGCATTGTGCTTTCTATTGGCGGAGGCTCTGCCATTGATGCTTCCAAGGCTATGTATTATTTTGCCAAGAAGCAGGGTGCCTTCTCAGAGGCTATTCTCATCGCCATTCCTACAACAAGCGGAACTGGATCTGAAGTGACTGACTTTTCTGTTATCACAGATGCAGACAAAGGCACCAAGTATCCGTTGGTGACCAGTGAAATTCTGCCAGATGTTGCTATCTTGGATGCGGATTTGGTTATGTCTCTTCCTAGCAACATCACAGCAGATACAGGAATGGATGTGCTGACTCATGCTATTGAAGCCTATGTATCCACTGAGGCGACCGACTTCTCCGATGCCTTGGCTGAAAAGGCAATTAAGCTAGTCTTTGAATATCTGCCTAAAGCCTACAAAAATGGTCAGGATGTAGAAGCGCGTGAAAAGATGCACGCAGCATCCACTCTGGCAGGTATGGCCTTCAATACTGCTTACTTGGGTATTAACCACAGTCTGGCTCATGCGGCAGGTGCTAAGTTCCATGTTCCCCATGGTCGTTTAAACAGTATTTTAATGCCCCATGTCATTCAGTATAATGCTGGTATCGATCTCAATAATAGAAGCCGGCAGGCAGTAGACAAGACTGTAGCCAGCCGCTATCAGGATATTGCTAAACTACTGGGATGCAGTGCTTCAAGCCCTGTGTCAGGAGTAAGACAGCTAGTTGAAGCTATCAAGAAGCTCCAGAGAAAGCTGGAGATGCCAACTTCTCTGAGAGAATACGGTGTGAAAGCAGATGTCTTTGCTCAGTACAAGGTAGAAATTTCAGAAGCTGCCCTGCATGATGGCTGTACTCCGACTAATCCTCGTGTCCCTACGGCAGAAGAACTGCTTAAAGTATTAGAGAAAGCGTTTTAA
- a CDS encoding cob(I)yrinic acid a,c-diamide adenosyltransferase: protein MQLYTKTGDKGLTKLVGGQSVAKDAERVNAYGTIDELNSWIGYTITKLDKDDKLRDELLQLQHYLFDCGSDLSTPQGVYPYKVDQQLIDWIEERIDTYAEIPPALERFILPGGDEIASMIHVARTIARRAERHIVGTMWTTEINNNVLIFVNRLSDYFFALARVINFTKHQEDVAYERGAKVFHNITKADVERWASKRQ, encoded by the coding sequence ATGCAACTCTATACAAAAACAGGTGACAAGGGCTTGACCAAGCTAGTTGGCGGCCAAAGTGTCGCTAAGGATGCGGAACGAGTTAATGCTTACGGAACCATTGATGAGCTGAACTCTTGGATTGGTTATACGATTACCAAGTTGGACAAGGATGATAAGCTGAGAGATGAGCTGCTCCAGCTGCAGCATTATCTCTTTGACTGTGGTTCAGACCTCTCTACTCCTCAGGGAGTTTACCCTTATAAGGTCGATCAGCAGCTGATTGACTGGATTGAGGAGAGGATTGATACTTACGCAGAAATTCCACCAGCTTTGGAAAGGTTTATCCTGCCGGGCGGTGACGAGATTGCTTCCATGATTCATGTAGCTCGAACCATTGCAAGACGGGCAGAGCGTCACATCGTAGGAACGATGTGGACTACAGAAATTAACAATAATGTCCTGATTTTTGTCAACCGTTTGTCAGATTACTTCTTTGCCTTAGCTCGAGTAATCAACTTTACCAAACATCAAGAAGACGTGGCCTATGAAAGAGGTGCCAAGGTCTTCCACAATATCACCAAGGCGGATGTTGAGCGTTGGGCTAGCAAGCGCCAGTGA
- the cobT gene encoding nicotinate-nucleotide--dimethylbenzimidazole phosphoribosyltransferase codes for MKDLEKIIEQILPIDKDKLQEGQCYCDQLGKPPGSLGKLETIYARLYAMFSGPIDLDKKIVLVYVADNGIVAEGVSANPQETTYTVARNILAGKSGLCAISKHAGSDICLVDIGCKKDIFEENGDKVCHGTRNMLEEPAMTREQAIAAVLVGYKKTEALIKDGYRLFGTGEMGIGNTTTSAAVIAAVLGLKAEDVTGYGAGLTQDMKAHKTAIIQRCLERHTPYGDILDLTSKLGGLDMLAMAGTHLACARYQLPCVVDGLISLTGLLIAHQLTPHVLDYTFASHASTEPAYRLVSDFLGLDPMLLLDMRLGEGTGCPLAFFLLENAVYTMEHMPTFAEGSLKEEDYIDIRKNVT; via the coding sequence TTGAAAGACTTAGAAAAAATTATTGAGCAGATTCTTCCGATAGATAAAGACAAGCTTCAAGAAGGCCAGTGCTATTGTGATCAGCTAGGAAAGCCGCCGGGCTCCTTGGGAAAGCTTGAGACCATCTATGCTCGCTTGTATGCCATGTTTTCTGGTCCCATTGATTTGGATAAGAAGATTGTTCTCGTCTATGTGGCAGATAATGGCATTGTGGCTGAAGGCGTTTCTGCCAACCCTCAAGAAACTACTTATACTGTTGCTCGCAATATTCTAGCAGGGAAATCAGGCTTGTGTGCTATTTCCAAACATGCAGGTTCAGACATCTGTCTGGTAGATATTGGCTGCAAGAAGGATATCTTTGAGGAGAATGGGGATAAGGTCTGTCATGGGACGCGCAATATGCTCGAGGAGCCAGCCATGACTCGTGAGCAGGCAATAGCGGCAGTTCTAGTCGGCTACAAGAAGACAGAGGCCTTGATTAAAGATGGATATCGTCTCTTTGGAACAGGAGAAATGGGGATTGGCAACACTACCACCTCGGCTGCTGTCATTGCGGCAGTTCTTGGTCTCAAAGCAGAGGACGTCACAGGCTATGGAGCTGGTCTGACTCAGGATATGAAGGCTCATAAAACAGCCATTATCCAGCGGTGTTTGGAGCGTCACACTCCTTATGGAGATATTCTTGATCTGACCTCTAAGCTTGGTGGGCTAGATATGCTGGCTATGGCAGGCACTCATCTTGCCTGTGCCCGCTATCAGCTGCCTTGTGTAGTGGATGGTCTTATCTCTCTGACGGGGCTTTTGATTGCCCATCAGCTGACCCCTCATGTCTTGGACTATACCTTTGCTTCCCATGCTTCGACGGAGCCTGCTTACAGACTGGTCAGTGACTTTCTAGGACTGGATCCCATGCTTTTGCTGGACATGAGACTGGGTGAAGGCACAGGCTGTCCTTTGGCTTTCTTTCTGCTGGAAAATGCTGTTTATACCATGGAACACATGCCAACCTTTGCTGAAGGCAGCTTGAAAGAAGAAGATTATATTGATATTCGCAAAAATGTGACTTAA